The following coding sequences are from one Homalodisca vitripennis isolate AUS2020 chromosome 7, UT_GWSS_2.1, whole genome shotgun sequence window:
- the LOC124366629 gene encoding uncharacterized protein LOC124366629, which yields MGELVTAADEYAKDPKLRPADIAQLREWLTKQPHLPQCITDEFLITILHSSEYSVEQSKHLLDTNITCRTNFTEFFSNRDPLAADKQAVWDYVNFWVSSRVTADKYRIFYGGLRHSDSEPFDFANLVNMLLSSVDTILWEQGVCPGYAILLNCHGFTLGHLTKCNISLIRNIIHYVQDAICFKIKAIHVINCSSIIDKIQQMRFVSKSKAIHVINCSSIIDKIMFIIKPFLKKELLDMKPKMQRSLEQRYAITFSVKLGKSATETFDITKQAYLDGALARSGVFRWHQVFLEGQEEVADEDLAGRPSSSTNTDNLFFHYGEMKDFYRAMPRDLLPDEIGGTSGDHIDLLAKQLRARVERRQHTLIDSQKLKTDEKKRLGGKKDIYSIAGHFRKLEPHHSPQLSSSDCSQSSSNSSQASSDSSQFSSDSSLASSDSSQASSDSSQVSSDSSQASSDSSQALSDSSQDSSDSSHSSSDSSQASSDSSQVSSDSSQASSDSSQSPSDSSQASSDSSQASSDSSQDSSDSSHSSSDSSQASSDSSQASSDSSQISSQASSDSSQSSSDSSQASSDSSQASPDSSQASPDSSHSSSDSSQASSDSSQTSSDSSQSSSDSSQASSDSSQALSDKSQASSDSSQASSASSQSSSDSSHASSDSSQSSSDSSQSSSYNSSHSSSDSSQSPSDSSQSSSDSSQASSDSAQDSSDSSHSSSESSQASPDSSQASPDSSHSSSDSSQASSDSSQTSSDSSQLTTARTTTTSTDMEAMWKITLEEEHKKNPELRGEDIDEVQSWMKKQAHLPSITNLDVVMFLQACQWDLTQTKETIESYYTYRTSLVDFFSSRDPISKEIQEIAKVINVTILPKSDPEGNRILWGSLVDPDPNHYNFATAVKYFTMTSEVFQLEHGTVPGFIVVYDVKNLSFSHLLKTPLTQVSKYTHYAQEAASFPVKGIHYLNTNAVLDKLVAFTKPFLRSNILDVLQLHSNLETFFKSVPREIVPKDYGGDEPTLKEMNDVNLRKIEDYREFFQEEQKIRVDESKRVGKKGKSSASTVNGLDSAKGSFKKLSID from the exons ATGGGAGAGTTAGTAACTGCGGCTGACGAGTACGCTAAGGACCCCAAGTTGCGGCCCGCAGACATCGCCCAGCTGAGAGAGTGGCTAACCAAACAACCCCATCTGCCTCAGTGTATAACAG ATGAGTTCCTGATAACAATCCTGCACAGTAGCGAGTACAGTGTGGAGCAGAGCAAACACCTACTGGACACCAACATTACTTGCCGCACCAACTTCACAGAATTCTTCTCCAACAGAGACCCACTAGCCGCTGACAAGCAAGCTGTCTGGGATTATGT GAATTTCTGGGTGAGCTCACGAGTGACTGCTGACAAGTACCGTATCTTCTACGGTGGCCTGAGACACTCCGACTCGGAGCCATTCGACTTTGCCAACCTGGTCAACATGTTGCTTAGCTCGGTGGACACCATATTATGGGAGCAGGGCGTTTGTCCCGGTTACGCCATTCTGCTCAACTGTCACGGCTTCACGCTCGGACACCTGACCAAGTGCAACATCTCCCTCATACGCAACATTATCCACTACGTACAG GATGCGATTTGTTTCAAAATCAAAGCGATCCATGTGATCAACTGTTCATCCATCATAGACAAAATCCAACA GATGCGATTTGTTTCAAAATCAAAAGCGATCCATGTGATCAACTGTTCATCCATCATTGACAAAATCATGTTCATCATTAAACCATTCCTCAAGAAAGAGTTACTGGACATG AAGCcgaaaatgcagcgttcgttagagCAGAGGTACGCGATCACattcagtgtgaaactcggtaaatctgcgacagagacatttgatataaCCAAGCAGGCTTACCTAGATGGtgctttagcaagaagtggtgtgtttcgATGGCACCAGGTCTTTTTGGAGGGCCAGGAAGAGGTTGCTGATGAAGACCTTGCTGGAAGACCTTCGTCTtcgacaaacaccgacaat TTGTTTTTCCACTATGGTGAGATGAAGGACTTCTACCGAGCTATGCCCAGAGACCTGCTACCAGACGAGATCGGAGGCACTTCTGGGGACCACATAGACCTCCTAGCGA AACAATTGCGGGCTCGCGTGGAACGTAGACAGCACACACTGATCGACTCACAGAAACTGAAAACCGACGAGAAAAAGCGTCTCGGAGGCAAAAAAGACATTTACAGCATCGCTGGACACTTCCGTAAATTAGA GCCTCATCACAGTCCACAGCTGTCCTCATCAGATTGTTCACAGTCCTCATCAAACAGCTCACAGGCCTCATCAGACAGTTCACAGTTCTCATCAGACAGTTCTCTGGCCTCATCAGACAGTTCTCAGGCTTCATCAGATAGTTCTCAGGTTTCATCAGACAGTTCACAGGCTTCATCAGACAGTTCTCAGGCTTTATCAGATAGTTCTCAGGATTCATCAGACAGTTCACACTCCTCATCAGACAGTTCTCAGGCTTCATCAGATAGTTCTCAGGTTTCATCAGATAGTTCTCAGGCCTCATCAGACAGTTCACAGTCCCCATCAGACAGTTCTCAGGCTTCATCAGACAGTTCTCAGGCTTCATCAGATAGTTCTCAGGATTCATCAGACAGTTCACACTCCTCATCAGACAGTTCTCAGGCTTCATCAGATAGTTCTCAGGCTTCATCAGATAGTTCTCAG ATAAGTTCTCAGGCCTCATCAGACAGTTCACAGTCCTCATCAGACAGTTCTCAGGCCTCATCAGATAGTTCTCAGGCCTCACCAGACAGCTCTCAGGCCTCACCAGACAGTTCACACTCCTCATCAGATAGTTCTCAGGCTTCATCAGATAGTTCTCAGACCTCATCAGACAGCTCACAGTCCTCATCAGACAGTTCTCAGGCCTCATCAGATAGTTCTCAGGCTTTATCAGATAAATCTCAGGCTTCATCAGACAGTTCTCAGGCCTCATCAGCCAGTTCACAATCCTCATCAGACAGTTCTCATGCCTCATCAGATAGTTCACAGTCCTCGTCAGACAGCTCACAGTCCTCATCATACA ACAGTTCACACTCCTCATCAGATAGTTCACAGTCCCCATCAGACAGTTCACAGTCCTCATCAGATAGTTCTCAGGCCTCATCAGACAGTGCTCAGGATTCATCAGACAGTTCACACTCCTCATCAGAAAGTTCTCAGGCCTCACCAGACAGCTCTCAGGCCTCACCAGACAGTTCACACTCCTCATCAGATAGTTCTCAGGCTTCATCAGATAGTTCTCAGACCTCATCAGACAGCTCACA GCTGACTACGGCTAGGACGACGACCACCTCCACTGACATGGAAGCTATGTGGAAGATCACTCTCGAGGAGGAACACAAGAAGAATCCAGAACTGAGAGGGGAAGACATAGACGAAGTACAGTCATGGATGAAGAAACAAGCTCACCTGCCTTCCATTACAA ACTTGGATGTGGTCATGTTCCTGCAAGCCTGCCAGTGGGACCTGACTCAGACCAAAGAGACCATCGAATCCTACTACACCTACAGGACCTCTCTCGTCGACTTCTTCTCCTCCAGGGACCCCATATCCAAGGAAATACAGGAAATCGCTAAAGTCAT AAATGTCACAATCCTGCCAAAAAGTGATCCTGAAGGCAACAGAATCCTGTGGGGTAGTCTGGTCGATCCGGATCCGAACCACTACAACTTCGCGACAGCGGTCAAGTACTTCACAATGACCAGTGAAGTCTTCCAGCTGGAGCACGGGACAGTCCCGGGGTTCATCGTCGTCTACGACGTCAAGAACCTTTCTTTCTCCCACCTCCTTAAGACTCCACTCACCCAGGTGTCCAAGTACACGCATTACGCTCAG GAAGCGGCCTCCTTTCCAGTGAAGGGAATTCACTACCTCAACACGAACGCAGTGTTGGACAAGCTGGTCGCGTTCACCAAACCTTTCCTGCGCTCAAACATCCTGGATGTG TTACAACTACACTCGAACTTGGAAACGTTTTTCAAGTCGGTACCGAGAGAGATAGTACCCAAGGACTACGGTGGGGACGAACCAACTTTGAAGGAAATGAACG ACGTGAACTTGCGCAAGATAGAAGACTACAGGGAGTTCTTCCAGGAGGAACAGAAGATCCGCGTGGACGAAAGTAAACGAGTTGGCAAGAAAGGGAAGTCTTCTGCTTCGACCGTTAACGGACTCGATTCTGCCAAGGGATCGTTTAAGAAACTATCCATCGACTAG
- the LOC124366944 gene encoding alpha-tocopherol transfer protein-like, with amino-acid sequence MFKVTLEDEFKKNPELKAEDIQDVQIWIKSQPHLPPVPDLTIVLFLQACRWDLDTTKNTIDLYYTCRTKYTDFFSDRDPLSEEIQDIAKAVQVAFLPLSDPEGNRILWTRIVDPDPTNYNFIALIKYMTMTMEVFQLENGTVPGLVVVCDTDNFTTSHFPRIPFKHAKNNMHYSQNASSILLKMIHYINANSFIHKVFKIFKPLFRSAVFDMTQLHSNLEPLFQVIPKEIVPQEYGGKAMSLAEMNELNLKKLEEYRQYFKDQQVIVVDEKKRIRKNAKS; translated from the exons ATGTTCAAGGTCACGCTAGAAGATGAGTTCAAGAAGAATCCAGAACTCAAGGCAGAAGACATACAAGATGTCCAGATATGGATCAAAAGTCAACCCCACCTACCTCCTGTACCGG ATCTAACGATCGTGCTGTTTCTGCAAGCCTGTCGGTGGGACCTGGACACCACAAAGAACACCATAGACCTCTACTACACCTGTCGGACTAAGTACACCGACTTCTTCTCCGACCGGGACCCCCTGTCTGAGGAGATCCAGGACATTGCTAAAGCTGT TCAAGTAGCATTCCTACCCCTAAGTGATCCGGAAGGGAACCGGATCTTGTGGACCCGCATAGTTGATCCAGACCCTACAAACTACAATTTCATTGCATTAATCAAGTATATGACGATGACAATGGAGGTCTTCCAGTTAGAAAATGGCACTGTTCCTGGCTTGGTCGTGGTTTGTGATACCGACAATTTCACAACTTCTCATTTCCCGAGAATTCCCTTCAAACACGCCAAGAACAACATGCACTACTCCCAG AACGCATCTTCAATTCTTTTAAAGATGATTCACTACATCAACGCGAATTCGTTCATCCACAAAGTTTTCAAGATCTTTAAACCTTTGTTTCGGTCAGCGGTTTTCGACATG ACACAGTTGCATTCAAATTTGGAGCCACTCTTCCAAGTAATACCAAAGGAAATAGTGCCTCAGGAATACGGAGGGAAAGCCATGTCACTGGCGGAGATGAATG AGTTGAACTTAAAGAAACTAGAAGAATATCGGCAGTACTTCAAGGACCAACAAGTAATTGTTGTGGATGAAAAGAAACGAATCAGGAAAAATGCCAAGTCATAA